A region of uncultured Campylobacter sp. DNA encodes the following proteins:
- the thiF gene encoding sulfur carrier protein ThiS adenylyltransferase ThiF, giving the protein MQIKLNGKAYETAASDLEGLKRETKFNGEIAVINGYASTQNCELKAGDELFLLSRGASLSPQELRELMLARNAPAVNEALQGSRVAICGLGGLGSNVAILLARAGVGELFLIDFDVVEPTNLNRQQYEIGDLYKPKTVALREKIARINPFVRVRTLNEQLTAQNVAEILKNERIICECFDDAAAKSMLFDALGGTDRFLICASGMAGSGDANEIRTTRLGKNVFVCGDRKSAAAQGVGLLAPRVAICAAHQANVALRLILGEEG; this is encoded by the coding sequence ATGCAGATAAAACTAAACGGCAAAGCTTACGAAACAGCCGCGAGCGATCTTGAGGGGCTGAAGCGCGAGACGAAATTTAACGGCGAGATCGCCGTGATAAACGGCTATGCGAGCACGCAAAACTGCGAGCTGAAGGCGGGCGATGAGCTCTTTTTGCTCTCGCGCGGCGCGTCGCTATCGCCGCAGGAGCTTCGCGAGCTGATGCTTGCTCGCAATGCCCCCGCCGTAAACGAGGCGCTGCAAGGCTCGCGTGTGGCGATATGCGGGCTCGGCGGGCTCGGCTCAAACGTCGCGATCCTGCTTGCGCGCGCAGGCGTGGGCGAGCTTTTTTTGATCGACTTCGACGTCGTCGAGCCGACCAACCTGAACCGCCAGCAGTACGAGATCGGCGATCTCTACAAGCCCAAGACGGTCGCTTTGCGCGAAAAAATCGCGCGCATAAACCCGTTCGTGCGCGTACGAACCTTAAACGAGCAACTTACCGCGCAAAACGTAGCTGAAATTTTAAAAAACGAGCGTATAATTTGCGAGTGCTTCGACGACGCGGCGGCGAAATCGATGCTTTTCGACGCGCTCGGCGGCACGGATCGCTTTTTGATCTGCGCTAGTGGTATGGCGGGCAGCGGCGATGCCAACGAGATCCGCACGACGCGGCTCGGTAAAAACGTCTTCGTCTGCGGCGACCGCAAAAGCGCCGCGGCTCAGGGTGTGGGGCTGCTCGCGCCGCGCGTGGCGATCTGCGCCGCACATCAGGCAAACGTCGCGCTTAGGCTGATTTTGGGCGAGGAGGGCTAG
- a CDS encoding thiazole synthase, translating to MDDKLILGGREFSSRLIMGSGKFDHAMIDACVRHAGCEIVTLALRRVNESKSRNILDFIPSGVTLLPNTSGARNAEEALRIARLARELGCGDFVKIEIIGESKYLLPDNAETIKACEALAREDFVPLAYMHADLCVARDLVSAGAAAVMPLAAPIGSNRGLMMRGMIEILLGEIDVPIIVDAGLGAPSEACEAMQMGCAAVMVNTAIATSGDLALMARAFALGVQAGRDAYLAGLGAVSKTASASSPLTGFLR from the coding sequence ATGGACGATAAACTGATCTTAGGCGGCAGGGAGTTTAGCTCGCGCCTTATAATGGGCTCTGGCAAGTTCGATCACGCGATGATAGATGCCTGCGTGCGGCACGCGGGCTGCGAGATCGTCACGCTTGCGCTGCGCCGCGTAAACGAAAGCAAGAGCCGCAATATCTTGGATTTCATCCCCAGCGGCGTCACGCTACTGCCGAATACCAGCGGCGCACGAAATGCCGAGGAGGCGCTGCGGATCGCACGGCTCGCGCGCGAGCTTGGCTGCGGCGACTTCGTAAAGATCGAGATCATAGGCGAGAGCAAATACCTTCTGCCCGACAACGCCGAGACGATCAAAGCCTGCGAGGCCCTGGCACGCGAGGATTTCGTGCCGCTTGCCTACATGCACGCCGATCTGTGCGTCGCGCGCGATTTGGTAAGCGCGGGGGCTGCTGCCGTGATGCCTCTGGCTGCACCGATCGGCTCCAATCGCGGGCTGATGATGCGCGGGATGATCGAAATTTTGCTGGGCGAAATCGACGTGCCGATCATCGTAGATGCGGGGCTCGGCGCGCCTAGCGAGGCCTGCGAGGCGATGCAGATGGGCTGCGCTGCGGTGATGGTAAATACGGCGATCGCCACGAGCGGGGATCTGGCGCTGATGGCGCGGGCGTTTGCGCTCGGCGTGCAGGCGGGGCGCGATGCCTATCTGGCGGGGCTCGGCGCCGTTTCTAAGACGGCCAGTGCAAGCTCGCCGCTAACGGGATTTTTGCGCTAG
- the pyrF gene encoding orotidine-5'-phosphate decarboxylase — MKLCVALDLGSKQQCLQLAERLADFSDKIWLKVGLRAYLRDGAGFVGELKKIGNFKIFLDLKLYDIPNTMADAAEEIAKLGVDMINVHASSGKRAMVTVMERLDRLGSRPLVLAVSALTSFDKAEFSSVYEQNLSDAVRKFSVMSYEAGLDGMVCSVFESRLIKDATSANFITLCPGVRPFGESAADQKRVADLGVAREARADFIVVGRPIYQSADPREICERILGQI; from the coding sequence GTGAAGCTCTGCGTCGCGCTTGATCTGGGCTCGAAGCAGCAGTGCTTGCAGCTAGCGGAGCGGCTTGCGGACTTTTCGGATAAAATTTGGCTCAAAGTGGGCTTACGCGCCTATTTGCGCGACGGTGCGGGCTTTGTGGGGGAGCTAAAAAAGATTGGAAATTTTAAAATTTTCCTCGATCTAAAGCTCTACGACATCCCAAACACGATGGCAGACGCCGCCGAGGAGATCGCAAAGCTTGGCGTCGATATGATAAACGTACACGCAAGTAGCGGCAAGCGCGCGATGGTGACGGTGATGGAGCGACTGGATAGGCTCGGTTCGCGTCCGCTGGTGCTTGCGGTCTCTGCGCTAACTAGCTTTGATAAGGCCGAGTTTAGCTCGGTTTACGAGCAAAATTTAAGCGACGCCGTGCGTAAGTTTAGCGTGATGAGCTATGAAGCGGGGCTTGACGGTATGGTCTGCTCGGTGTTCGAAAGCCGCCTAATCAAGGACGCCACGAGCGCAAATTTTATCACGCTTTGCCCGGGCGTACGTCCGTTTGGCGAGAGTGCGGCAGATCAAAAACGAGTGGCGGATCTGGGCGTCGCACGCGAAGCGAGGGCTGATTTTATCGTGGTAGGTCGACCAATCTATCAAAGCGCCGATCCGCGAGAAATTTGTGAGCGGATTTTGGGTCAAATTTAG
- a CDS encoding DUF3108 domain-containing protein, producing the protein MKFFATLILCASALLGETISAKYEISFGVFGAVGSANTRLVRQGDRYEIVMDAVAQGVAGSLSGQRRESFHSKGRIVAGLLMPDLYIHEVSRKKGKTTKNERKTYAFDYARKTIKFQKFKGTGGELQLVSDEILPYFATNDLLSLFFNFSKIPHSGDKFFVRAAGAKSADGRIDIERPRGSAAANIASELGVTPPSDADTDSGAAASASSSGADTKTGTTDVNFKGRGAGADKQAAAIYVVFINQPIFSSSRGELHLSLNERGYADRAVLKDVLLFGDIRARLVE; encoded by the coding sequence ATGAAATTTTTTGCTACTTTGATTTTGTGCGCGAGCGCGCTTTTGGGCGAGACGATCAGCGCGAAATATGAGATTTCCTTCGGCGTTTTCGGCGCAGTCGGCAGCGCAAATACGCGGCTCGTGCGGCAGGGCGATCGCTACGAGATCGTCATGGATGCCGTTGCGCAGGGCGTCGCGGGCAGCCTAAGCGGGCAAAGGCGCGAGAGCTTCCACTCGAAGGGGCGCATTGTGGCGGGGCTTTTGATGCCCGATCTCTACATCCACGAGGTCTCGCGCAAAAAGGGCAAAACGACGAAAAACGAGCGCAAAACCTACGCCTTCGACTACGCGCGCAAAACGATAAAATTTCAAAAGTTCAAGGGCACGGGCGGCGAGCTACAGCTCGTAAGCGATGAAATTTTGCCCTACTTCGCGACGAACGACCTGCTGAGTTTGTTTTTCAATTTCTCTAAAATCCCGCACTCGGGCGATAAATTTTTCGTCCGAGCCGCAGGCGCAAAGAGCGCCGACGGAAGGATTGACATCGAAAGGCCGCGCGGAAGCGCCGCTGCAAATATCGCGAGCGAGCTGGGCGTCACGCCGCCTAGCGATGCGGACACCGACTCCGGCGCAGCGGCAAGCGCAAGCTCTAGCGGAGCAGACACGAAAACCGGCACAACGGACGTAAATTTTAAAGGGCGCGGCGCGGGCGCAGATAAGCAGGCTGCGGCGATTTACGTGGTTTTCATCAACCAGCCGATATTTTCGAGCAGCCGAGGCGAGCTGCACCTGAGCCTAAACGAGCGCGGTTACGCCGATCGCGCCGTTTTGAAAGACGTGCTGCTCTTCGGCGATATCCGCGCGCGGCTCGTGGAGTGA
- a CDS encoding LysE family translocator: MLLFFFTIFPISLMPGINMTYALNLGISRGYLRALPALLAQVLGVAAVALACIFGVAGILLAHPAALSAIKILGGAYIFYLGVATFLARGNFKLQKQKQSENIFFQGLVVAVSNPKAWIFFTALFPPFLDADNLFGARTFALVATLCVSESICLSIYALGGAVLKNLLKTHLKYLEIFCSVLMCAIGLWMILG; this comes from the coding sequence ATGCTTCTGTTTTTCTTTACGATCTTTCCGATATCGCTGATGCCGGGCATCAACATGACCTACGCGCTAAATCTCGGCATCTCGCGCGGCTATCTTAGGGCGCTGCCTGCACTGCTGGCGCAGGTGCTGGGCGTCGCGGCCGTGGCGCTTGCGTGCATATTCGGCGTCGCGGGCATTCTGCTTGCGCACCCTGCAGCGCTTAGCGCGATTAAAATTTTAGGCGGCGCGTATATCTTCTATCTGGGCGTCGCGACCTTTTTAGCGCGCGGAAATTTCAAGCTGCAAAAACAGAAGCAAAGCGAAAATATCTTCTTCCAAGGTCTCGTAGTCGCGGTCTCAAACCCCAAGGCGTGGATATTTTTTACCGCGCTCTTTCCGCCATTTTTGGACGCGGACAATCTTTTCGGCGCGCGCACATTTGCCCTCGTCGCCACGCTGTGCGTAAGCGAAAGTATCTGCCTTAGCATCTACGCGCTGGGCGGAGCGGTGCTAAAAAATCTGCTGAAAACCCATCTGAAATACCTCGAAATTTTCTGCTCGGTGCTAATGTGCGCTATCGGGCTGTGGATGATTTTGGGCTAA
- the ribH gene encoding 6,7-dimethyl-8-ribityllumazine synthase: MKIIEGSLALKGSEKILIINARFNHIITDRLVEGAHDAFLRHGGKEENLSLMLVPGAFEIPLALEKALVSKLYDAVVCLGAVIRGSTPHFDYVSAEVSKGIANTMLKYGAPVTFGVLTTDNIEQAIERAGAKAGNKGFEAMSGAIELLSLFRNIKA; encoded by the coding sequence ATGAAAATCATCGAAGGCTCGCTTGCTCTTAAGGGCAGTGAAAAAATTCTAATCATCAACGCCCGCTTCAACCACATCATCACCGATCGCCTAGTCGAGGGGGCGCACGATGCGTTTTTGCGCCACGGCGGCAAGGAGGAAAATTTAAGCCTGATGCTTGTTCCTGGCGCGTTTGAGATCCCGCTCGCGCTTGAAAAGGCGCTAGTTTCAAAGCTCTACGACGCCGTCGTCTGCCTAGGCGCGGTTATCCGAGGCTCTACTCCGCATTTTGACTACGTAAGCGCCGAGGTAAGCAAAGGTATCGCAAACACCATGCTAAAATACGGCGCACCCGTGACTTTCGGCGTGCTAACTACCGATAATATCGAGCAGGCAATCGAGCGTGCAGGCGCAAAGGCCGGCAACAAGGGCTTTGAAGCGATGAGCGGTGCGATCGAGCTTCTAAGTCTATTTCGCAACATAAAGGCGTAA
- the sodB gene encoding superoxide dismutase [Fe] — MFKLRELPFDAAHNAVVSKETCDYHHGKHHATYVANLNKLTESGEFAGKGLYEIVTAASGGLFNNAAQVYNHDFYWDCIAKPSEASAELKSALAENFADFKSEFLAAATAHFGSGWVWLAYDPKSGKLCIKATQNAATPVTEGLVPLLVVDVWEHAYYIDEHNARPKYLEKFYAGINWEFVSNAYEWAKKEGLGSVKFYMGELHGRD, encoded by the coding sequence ATGTTTAAACTTAGAGAGTTGCCGTTCGATGCGGCGCACAACGCGGTCGTAAGTAAAGAAACCTGTGATTATCACCATGGCAAGCACCACGCGACTTACGTGGCAAATTTGAATAAACTTACCGAATCGGGTGAGTTTGCGGGCAAGGGGCTTTACGAGATCGTAACGGCTGCTAGCGGCGGGCTTTTTAACAACGCCGCGCAGGTTTACAACCACGATTTTTACTGGGATTGCATCGCAAAGCCTAGCGAGGCTTCCGCGGAGCTAAAATCGGCGCTAGCGGAAAATTTTGCGGATTTTAAAAGCGAGTTTTTGGCTGCTGCTACGGCGCATTTCGGCTCGGGCTGGGTGTGGCTCGCTTACGATCCAAAATCAGGCAAGCTTTGTATCAAAGCAACCCAAAATGCCGCTACGCCGGTGACCGAGGGGCTCGTGCCGCTTCTAGTCGTGGACGTTTGGGAGCACGCGTATTACATCGATGAGCACAACGCGCGCCCGAAATATTTGGAAAAATTTTACGCGGGCATCAACTGGGAGTTCGTCTCAAACGCCTATGAATGGGCAAAAAAAGAGGGTCTCGGCTCGGTGAAATTTTATATGGGCGAGCTTCACGGCAGAGATTAA
- a CDS encoding helix-hairpin-helix domain-containing protein translates to MSKGASDFKKIPYVGEATEADLLALGYTDIASLKGADPDEMLERTKALGRGSDRCILYVYRMVCYYANTPRPDKAKLKWWLWKD, encoded by the coding sequence TTGAGTAAAGGCGCGAGCGATTTTAAGAAAATACCCTATGTCGGCGAGGCGACAGAGGCCGATCTGCTGGCACTCGGCTACACTGACATCGCTTCGCTAAAGGGCGCGGATCCGGACGAGATGCTTGAACGCACAAAGGCACTCGGACGCGGCAGCGACAGGTGCATCCTCTATGTTTACCGCATGGTTTGCTACTATGCAAACACGCCACGTCCCGACAAAGCCAAGCTAAAATGGTGGCTTTGGAAGGATTAA
- the thiS gene encoding sulfur carrier protein ThiS, producing the protein MIKICVNGEPLQLAQDMSVSEFLRRRGHDLRLVALERDGEILKKEAWERTQISSGKKYEIVEFVGGG; encoded by the coding sequence ATGATTAAGATCTGCGTAAACGGCGAGCCGCTACAGCTGGCGCAGGATATGAGCGTGAGCGAGTTTTTGCGCCGGCGCGGACATGATCTGCGCCTAGTAGCGCTCGAGCGCGACGGCGAAATTTTAAAAAAAGAGGCATGGGAGCGCACGCAGATCTCAAGCGGCAAAAAATATGAGATCGTCGAGTTCGTAGGCGGCGGCTGA
- the thiH gene encoding 2-iminoacetate synthase ThiH translates to MERTLALREGFCEEASEADVQRAISAENRSLRDFAALLSVRAGEHLEQIAQAAAREKAAHFGSNIAVFTPIYISNYCDNLCVYCGFNCKNKIARARLDEAQLKAEFEAIAASGLEEILILTGESEKNSPVRYIGRACELARQYFKVIGVEIYPLNSADYAYLHACGVDFVTVFQETYDPARYAQLHLAGNKRVFAYRFAAQERAIRGGMRGVGFAALLGLGDFRRDAFATGVHAWLLQRKYPRAEIAFSVPRLRPIINNDKINPKDVGERELLQVMCAYRLLLPSAQITISTRERAGFRDNAIRIAASKISAGVSVGIGGHSEQRGDEQFEISDARSVSEVCEAIRGGGLQPLMSEYIYV, encoded by the coding sequence ATGGAGCGTACGCTTGCTCTGCGCGAGGGCTTTTGCGAGGAGGCGAGCGAGGCGGACGTGCAAAGGGCGATCAGCGCGGAAAATAGAAGTCTGCGCGATTTCGCCGCGCTACTAAGCGTGCGCGCGGGCGAGCATTTGGAGCAGATCGCGCAAGCCGCAGCGCGCGAGAAGGCCGCGCATTTCGGTAGCAACATCGCCGTTTTCACGCCGATTTACATCTCAAACTACTGCGACAATCTGTGTGTTTACTGCGGCTTTAACTGCAAAAACAAAATCGCGCGCGCAAGGCTCGATGAAGCGCAGCTAAAGGCAGAGTTTGAGGCGATCGCGGCGAGCGGGCTAGAAGAAATTTTAATCCTCACGGGCGAGAGCGAGAAAAACAGCCCCGTACGCTACATCGGGCGCGCCTGCGAGCTCGCGCGGCAGTATTTTAAGGTAATCGGCGTCGAAATTTATCCACTAAACTCCGCCGATTACGCCTATTTGCACGCTTGCGGCGTCGATTTCGTCACCGTTTTTCAAGAAACCTACGATCCCGCGCGCTACGCGCAGCTGCATCTTGCGGGCAACAAGCGCGTTTTTGCGTATCGCTTCGCAGCTCAAGAGCGCGCGATCAGAGGCGGTATGCGCGGCGTGGGCTTTGCGGCGCTTTTGGGGCTTGGGGACTTCCGCCGCGATGCCTTTGCCACGGGCGTGCACGCGTGGCTGCTTCAGCGCAAGTACCCACGCGCCGAGATTGCCTTTTCGGTGCCGCGCCTGCGCCCGATCATCAACAACGACAAAATAAACCCGAAGGACGTCGGCGAGCGCGAGCTGCTGCAGGTCATGTGCGCGTATCGGCTGCTGCTGCCAAGTGCGCAGATCACGATTTCCACGCGCGAGAGGGCGGGCTTCCGCGACAATGCGATTAGGATCGCGGCGAGCAAAATTTCGGCAGGCGTGAGCGTGGGTATCGGCGGGCACAGCGAGCAGAGGGGCGACGAGCAGTTCGAGATCAGCGATGCGCGCAGCGTAAGCGAGGTCTGCGAGGCAATCCGCGGCGGCGGGCTGCAGCCGCTGATGAGCGAGTATATCTATGTGTGA
- a CDS encoding pentapeptide repeat-containing protein encodes MDKVLLEESKKPLNERRRTFKQKLRKGASADIFDDADLNDATDRRSLNLNDANLSSKNFKNTNFDQTDPKSQADYLCGANFRDTNLNGTNLNSKDEVKFQNLNPGSVSSRGAKTRDYDKEPLVIKDYITIVYIITIAVLLCFAMFINLVFNIPYDRKVANILLTVPLVARVLKGFSQHYGRKFIFLNSSIKCIKSGEQLVMKFDEILYFKKTFAFFYESETHKYTETERIAGKTCLAIYILAYIYGAIFDDSMIVFIMLFCCMGAVIFLFIPQMIFHLFKGGLFSCRFVDALIIDALYNKFFIFIPTNKEYNELKKYMELKFNKDLDAPNYFLRVKNF; translated from the coding sequence TTGGATAAAGTGCTGCTTGAGGAATCTAAAAAGCCTCTAAACGAACGACGTCGGACTTTCAAGCAAAAGCTTCGAAAAGGCGCTAGCGCCGATATCTTTGACGATGCGGATTTAAACGATGCAACGGATCGCAGATCATTAAATTTAAACGATGCAAATTTGAGTAGCAAAAACTTTAAAAATACGAATTTTGATCAAACAGATCCCAAATCGCAAGCCGATTATCTTTGTGGCGCAAATTTTCGAGATACAAATTTAAACGGCACGAATTTAAACTCAAAAGACGAGGTAAAATTTCAAAATTTAAACCCGGGCAGTGTTTCATCGCGGGGCGCTAAAACTCGTGATTACGACAAAGAGCCGCTAGTCATCAAAGATTATATAACGATCGTATATATTATAACTATAGCGGTATTGCTTTGTTTTGCCATGTTTATAAATTTAGTATTTAATATCCCCTATGATAGAAAAGTTGCAAATATTTTACTTACTGTACCTTTAGTTGCCAGAGTCCTTAAGGGTTTTTCGCAGCATTACGGAAGAAAATTTATATTTTTAAACTCAAGCATAAAATGTATAAAATCAGGCGAGCAGCTCGTAATGAAATTTGATGAGATTTTATATTTTAAAAAGACTTTCGCATTTTTTTATGAAAGCGAAACACATAAATATACGGAAACGGAAAGAATCGCAGGAAAAACCTGTCTTGCCATATACATACTCGCTTATATTTATGGTGCGATATTTGATGACTCTATGATAGTCTTTATAATGTTATTTTGCTGTATGGGGGCGGTTATCTTTCTTTTTATACCGCAAATGATTTTTCATCTATTTAAGGGCGGCTTATTTTCATGTAGATTTGTCGATGCTTTAATTATAGACGCGCTTTACAATAAATTTTTTATATTTATACCCACTAATAAAGAATATAACGAGCTTAAAAAATATATGGAACTAAAATTTAATAAAGACCTGGACGCGCCAAATTATTTTTTAAGAGTTAAAAATTTTTAA
- a CDS encoding tetratricopeptide repeat protein has product MKKIILGLALLGSLAFGITFSKEQVKQFEQNCEAGDFEACSYAGAIYKNPTLFGGNASDRDYKKALYYFKKACDGNDYVACSDLGAMYHGGKGVKKDYKKAVELFDKACDGGYADGCNNLGYMYANGKGVKMDMTRAMGYARRACDAGSWMACGNFASVLEAGGDRARATQYYQKACEMGKKHPGLFGYDKDSLREYCDKYDMLK; this is encoded by the coding sequence ATGAAAAAAATCATCTTAGGTTTAGCCCTGTTGGGCTCTTTGGCTTTTGGCATAACTTTTAGCAAAGAGCAAGTTAAACAATTTGAACAAAATTGCGAAGCAGGTGATTTTGAGGCTTGCAGTTACGCCGGCGCTATTTATAAAAATCCGACCTTGTTCGGGGGAAACGCATCCGATAGAGACTATAAAAAAGCACTTTACTACTTTAAAAAGGCTTGCGACGGAAACGATTATGTAGCTTGCTCGGATTTGGGAGCAATGTATCATGGTGGCAAAGGGGTGAAAAAAGATTATAAAAAGGCTGTCGAACTATTCGATAAAGCTTGCGACGGCGGATATGCAGACGGCTGCAACAATTTAGGTTATATGTATGCAAATGGTAAAGGGGTTAAAATGGATATGACGCGGGCTATGGGATATGCCAGAAGAGCCTGCGATGCGGGAAGTTGGATGGCGTGCGGGAATTTTGCTTCAGTTCTTGAAGCAGGTGGCGACAGAGCAAGGGCGACACAATACTATCAAAAGGCCTGCGAAATGGGCAAAAAACACCCAGGGTTATTCGGCTACGATAAAGACTCTTTACGAGAATACTGCGATAAATACGACATGCTAAAATAG
- a CDS encoding thiamine phosphate synthase: MLDLELASRITIITNRALCGGEAALLARIADLAAAGVGEIVVREKDLDEADYAALFKNILRTCEFYDRADRLSFDADRACPHEISPNEIRAAKFDAAEAHEEGFGTDAARSDGIFAEEVCARTIPHKIYDDRACAVQALVGGLDASAVCADKISLYKRNEDEVLQKKLDLGDGKSELCAYTARKHGAAIDEIRPKNSACVLDEILPENFTGAVNCANDSAPGKISLRGVVCETKLAAEGVRGTENAESMQGAKGARSAESARRPPAIFVHNFADFALRAGERNLWLPLGVLRSFSAARGAEVLRANFKKLVASCHSEAEAREALELGASAICLSHIFATDCKAGLAPKGLNLIRAVREFFAGEIYALGGITPRNFASVLRAGADRIAVMSSAMTARDASDFIRKFKK, from the coding sequence ATGCTAGATTTAGAGCTTGCTTCGCGCATTACGATCATCACAAATCGCGCGCTCTGCGGCGGCGAGGCGGCGTTGCTCGCGCGCATAGCGGATCTTGCCGCGGCAGGCGTAGGCGAGATCGTCGTGCGCGAAAAGGATTTAGACGAAGCGGACTATGCGGCACTGTTTAAGAATATACTGCGCACTTGCGAGTTCTACGATCGCGCAGACCGGCTCAGCTTTGACGCGGATCGAGCTTGCCCGCATGAAATTTCGCCGAATGAAATCCGCGCCGCCAAATTTGATGCGGCAGAAGCGCACGAAGAGGGGTTTGGCACGGATGCGGCTCGCTCGGACGGAATTTTCGCAGAGGAAGTTTGCGCGCGCACGATTCCGCATAAAATTTACGACGATCGAGCCTGCGCCGTCCAAGCCCTCGTAGGCGGATTGGACGCGAGCGCGGTCTGCGCGGATAAAATTTCGCTCTACAAGCGTAACGAGGACGAAGTTTTGCAAAAAAAGCTTGATTTGGGCGACGGCAAGAGCGAGCTTTGCGCGTATACGGCTCGCAAGCACGGTGCCGCTATAGATGAGATACGGCCTAAAAATTCCGCTTGCGTTTTAGATGAAATTTTGCCTGAAAATTTTACCGGTGCTGTAAACTGCGCGAATGATAGCGCGCCGGGCAAGATTTCGCTTCGCGGCGTCGTATGCGAAACAAAACTCGCGGCAGAAGGCGTACGGGGCACAGAAAATGCGGAAAGTATGCAGGGTGCGAAGGGTGCGCGGAGCGCAGAGAGTGCAAGGCGCCCGCCCGCGATCTTTGTGCATAATTTTGCAGATTTTGCGCTGCGGGCGGGCGAGAGAAATTTATGGCTGCCGCTCGGGGTTTTGCGGAGCTTCAGCGCGGCGCGCGGCGCGGAGGTTTTGCGTGCAAATTTCAAAAAACTGGTCGCTTCCTGCCACAGCGAGGCAGAGGCGCGCGAGGCGCTGGAGCTGGGCGCGAGCGCGATCTGCCTGAGCCACATCTTTGCGACCGATTGCAAGGCGGGGCTAGCGCCGAAGGGGCTAAATTTGATCCGCGCCGTGCGGGAGTTTTTCGCGGGCGAAATCTACGCGCTAGGCGGTATAACGCCGCGCAATTTCGCCTCCGTCTTACGCGCGGGAGCCGATAGGATCGCCGTTATGAGCTCGGCGATGACGGCGCGGGACGCGAGCGATTTCATAAGAAAATTTAAGAAATAA